The segment TGACTTTGGTGTTGCTCTTTTGGGTTTCAGTGTATATTGGACTTTGGGGTAAACTGCCTTCTGAAGACGAATTAAAGGATATCAAACAATCGGAGGCCTCTTTGTTATTGGATGCTAATACTAAATTACTCGGGAAATACTTCATTTTTGACAGACAAGCGATTACTTATGAACAGCTTCCGAAGCATGTAGTTGATGCCTTAGTTGCCACGGAAGATGCGAGATTCTTCGAGCATGATGGTGTCGACTACCGCAGTTTATTACGGGTATTCTTCAAATCAATTTTATTACAAGATGACTCGGCAGGCGGAGGAAGTACTATTAGTCAGCAATTGGTTAAGAATATCTATCCAAGAGAAGATCATGGTTGGTTTTCAATGCCTGTAAATAAGGTGAAGGAAATGATAGGAGCGCATCGTTTTGAAAGTATCTATTCAAAGCAAGAGATTATTGTACTTTACTTAAACACGGTTCCTTTTAGTGAGAATGTCTTCGGTATAGAAAGTGCATCTCAACGTTTTTTTAGTTGCAAAACAAAAGCACTGAGTCTTGATCAAGCAGCAACACTCATAGGAACTTTAAAAGCACCTCATGGCTATAATCCACGATTATTTCCAGAACGCAGTCAGTTAAGACGCGATGTGGTCTTACAGCAAATGCATAAGTATGGGTATATTGATGAGGCGACAAAAACAGAAACCAGTCAAATACCATTAAAGGCAGCATATCAAAAATTTACGCATAACGATGGCGTTGCACCTTACTTTAGGGAGAAGGTACGGTTAGAAGTTAAAACCTTGTTAGATAGTCTCAATAAAACCGCAAGCACGAACTACAATCTCTATAAAGACGGTTTACAAATTCATACCACGCTCGATGTTGATATGCAGCGCTATGCTGAAGCTGCTATGACATCACATATGACGACACTGCAATCACAGTATGAAAACGCTTATGGCGCCAACGCACCTTGGTTAAAAAACAAGGACTTGATTAATAAACGGATCAAAGAATTACAGATATATAAGTCTTTAAAACAAAAGACGTACACCCATCAGCAGATTATGGATAGTCTCAAGGTAAAGCGTAATGTGAGTTTGTTTTCTTGGAACGGAGAGCATATAAAACAAGCTTCGGTTATTGACAGTTTACAGCATATGATGAAGTTCTTAAACACAGGGTTTGTGGCGGTAGATCCTTTGTCTGGAGGGATAAAAGCTTATGTGGGCGGTGTTGATTTTCAGCGTTTTAAATTTGATCATGTAGCCAAATCAAAGCGGCAAGTGGGTTCTACCTTTAAGCCCATCGTTTATACGACTGCTTTAGAACAAGGTATTGCACCTTGTACCTATTATCCGGTAAAAGAAATCACCTATACCAATCAAAAGGATTGGACGCCAACTAATGGTGGACAAGAAGAATTGGATAGGCATCTTAACTATTCCTTTGAGAAAGCCATAAGCGAATCGGTAAATACTATTGCCGTAAAAGTTTTAGAAGATGTTGGTATCAAACGGGTGATTGAGCAAGCACAAAAAATGGGAATCACTTCTCAATTGCCAGAAGTACCGTCTTTAGCTTTAGGAACAGCTGAGTTGTCTATGTTAGAGTTAGTAGGAGCCTATACGAGTTTTGTGAATGACGGTCGTGTGTCTCAGCCCTATTATATTACTAAGATCACGGACAAATCAGGAAGCATAATTTATGAGCGTAAAAATGCTAAAGAAATACCCGCAGCATTTTCAGAAGTCACACGCCAGACCATGATTGAAATGATGACCTCTACTATTAATACAGGAACGGCAAGGCGGATGCGATCTACATATGGGATAACTAATGATTTGGCTGGGAAGACCGGAACAACTCAAAACAATAAGGACGGCTGGTTTGCAGGTATAAGTCCGAAATTAGTCATGCTATCCTGGGTTGGAAATGACGATCATCGCATTGGCTTTAGCAACACTTCCATAGGTCAAGGCGCTAATTCGGCGCTACCAATGGTCGCGCTGTTTTTAAAGCAAATGAATCAAGATAAGCAATTTAATACTATCACTCAGGCAAAATTTGAAGCGCCTTCTGATGCCGTAAAACAAGCTTTAGCCTGTGATGAAGAAAAGCGAGATGGCTTCTTAAAACGATTGTTTAAAAAGGACGCTAAGGCACGTGATTTTCAAGTGGATACTGATGAAGAAGAACGGAAAGAAAAGCGAGGTATTTTTGGGTTTTTGAAAAAGAAAGACAAGAGCTAACTGGTTTTTAAAAGTATTTGATTATTAGCTTGCACTAGAGTAATTCTAGACTATATTTGCGCCTTGTAAAATAATACCTACACATCTAAAATCTTTTTAAAATTAATTTTAACTGTTTGACTCTAAGCGTTAGAGGTATTGCGGTTAATAAACAAATGAAACATTTATGAAAACTTTAAAATTTAATGTAGTCGCACTATTAATGGTTATTGGCTTAAGTATCACATCATGTAGCTCTGATGACGACAATCCAGGGATACAACTTCCAGATACCTTTATAAGCTTTACAATTGATGGAACCGATTACAACTTTATAAATATTGCAACAGCACAATCGTTGGTAATTACTTTAAATGGTAACAATGGTGCCGATTTTTTAGATCCGGGAGATACGCAAATTTCGTTATGGCTTCCTATAGGAGTAGAAAACGGGACTTTTGATGTTGAAGACACATTTGATGCCGAATATCAAGTATCATTTACTTCAGATCCTTTAGGATTCGATTTCGATTTTGCCGATAGTGGTAGTATGACTTTAACTCAAACCACTGGTGAGTATATTGAGGGGACATTTACCGCAACAATAACCAATGGTGATAATGACGTTATTACTCTAGAAAATGGCGCTTTTAAGGCACTTACTATAGACTAATACCGCAGGTGTTCAGTAATTGAACACTATTCGAAAGGGCACTATTTAACACGGTTGAATAGTGCCCTTTTTTTATATCATTAATAGAACGAAAGTGGACGTATTTAACTGATGATTTACCAATCTCATCAGGTTTAGGGTCGCTAAAAAAACAAAAATATCGAAACACTTCGGTCGTATTTCGATATGACTACAGATGGTAATCTGTCTTT is part of the Formosa sp. Hel1_31_208 genome and harbors:
- a CDS encoding transglycosylase domain-containing protein, producing the protein MKMKFKSIWLKRLLIAILTGMTLVLLFWVSVYIGLWGKLPSEDELKDIKQSEASLLLDANTKLLGKYFIFDRQAITYEQLPKHVVDALVATEDARFFEHDGVDYRSLLRVFFKSILLQDDSAGGGSTISQQLVKNIYPREDHGWFSMPVNKVKEMIGAHRFESIYSKQEIIVLYLNTVPFSENVFGIESASQRFFSCKTKALSLDQAATLIGTLKAPHGYNPRLFPERSQLRRDVVLQQMHKYGYIDEATKTETSQIPLKAAYQKFTHNDGVAPYFREKVRLEVKTLLDSLNKTASTNYNLYKDGLQIHTTLDVDMQRYAEAAMTSHMTTLQSQYENAYGANAPWLKNKDLINKRIKELQIYKSLKQKTYTHQQIMDSLKVKRNVSLFSWNGEHIKQASVIDSLQHMMKFLNTGFVAVDPLSGGIKAYVGGVDFQRFKFDHVAKSKRQVGSTFKPIVYTTALEQGIAPCTYYPVKEITYTNQKDWTPTNGGQEELDRHLNYSFEKAISESVNTIAVKVLEDVGIKRVIEQAQKMGITSQLPEVPSLALGTAELSMLELVGAYTSFVNDGRVSQPYYITKITDKSGSIIYERKNAKEIPAAFSEVTRQTMIEMMTSTINTGTARRMRSTYGITNDLAGKTGTTQNNKDGWFAGISPKLVMLSWVGNDDHRIGFSNTSIGQGANSALPMVALFLKQMNQDKQFNTITQAKFEAPSDAVKQALACDEEKRDGFLKRLFKKDAKARDFQVDTDEEERKEKRGIFGFLKKKDKS